The window ttggaggtggatccaaaactcaagtgggccagacaACAGGAAATGGTGGGGAAGAAAATGCCTAGCGTTGAAActttcccaccttgatgtttatatgccatccaaaccgttcataaggtcattcccactaggataaatgaaacacaaaatattagcctgatacaaaacttcttgtggccccacaaatgtttcaacagcaagcgttcaatccccccagtctcctgttgtgtggcccacttcaattttgaatctgcctaatttttagtcttatgtcctaacatgagctggcaaaacggatggacgggatggatttctcgcaaacatcagaCTCTCAGGCAATCCGCGACCAGATATCCGAGTTGGATAAATTGATGGCTGACATGCCCAACTGGGACTCGGTCAACCAACATGCAAAAGCGGGCCTGGCTATGGGTTGGGCCGGGTAGCGAGGTTTCCAGGCCTAGCCAACCTTTTTCTGGGCCTATTGTAGCCCACCCTATCAATGAGCCCGTCCAGACTCTTTTTCGACTCCCTTTTCTATTAAGATCCATCTTCAGGCCCATTTGGAGCTGTCGTGAGCTGGGTGCGGGCTATGTTTCGGTCATGATTAATCATTGGTCTAGCATGGACTGAGCCTCAGGCCCACTAAGAAAGCCCATCCATTTCCACTAGTTTTGGTACACAGATGGAATTGTGAGGGCTGCCGTTGTTTCTTTTGGAAGAGCAAAAATCCAAGTACTAGTGTTGAACAGGTAGGTGTAACTATCATATTTTAAAAAGCTAATTCGAATAGATGTTCAATCGGATTGGCCTGCAAATGGATGTTttgtttggaaaaaaaatttattaattcATGTATAACATTTCATGATGTACCttaggaaaatgaaagaaagtcCTAAGGATAAAGAAAGAAAATTGCAGAGGAAAGCAAATATTTTCTTGCTTTTCATTCTCAGTCATGAAGAGAACAAAACCTCTAATCTGATAATAGGCATTGTTTCAATTCCTGGGAAAATTTATACATTGGCTACTTGAAAACTAATCCTCACCAATCTGCCCTTTGGTTCTGTGGTAGAAGACAGTTTGAGCTATAGGGACCGAATCGCAGCCTACTTCTCAACACCAATACCCTCTCCGCATTTCCACTGTGAACTCTGTTGGACGAGCTGTGTAAGTGAGTACATGACCCTTGTCTTTGTTTGGCAGCAGAAAAAAAAGAGCGCCTCGATCTCTTAATGGGGATTTGAACTCAACACTGCATTTGTATAGATTCTCTAGCTCCTACCAACAAAAGGAAACATGCTAATTAGGCTACAAATAGTTGAAACTCATCCACTGTACAGATATAGGAATCTAGTGCTTGCAAAACATGCTAATCAAACTGATCAGATTGTCTGAACCATCTGATTTTGTTGGCTGGATTTGGACCACTGTCCAACTTGTGGTCACTGGTTGGACAGTTGAATCATTCAATCAGCGTGATTTTCAGACTacaacacatcacaacgggccccacaATTTGGAAGTTCTGGCTTAATATGCATGTACACTACGTATATCAAGCATTTAGAAATTGTGGTGAATGGTGAATGCAAAACGTAGTCTTGTAGTCGGCAAGAAGTTTAGAAGCCAAGGAAATTGCAACTCGAGCTCAGGAACATATTAGGAAATGATGAGTAAGAAGAATTTAAAATAATCCATACCTTATGAGATGGATGATCCAACTCTAACTGGTTTCCAGCTTGTCAAAAATTTTCCCGCTTGTTCGAATGCCATCATCAAGAAACCAAATAAGTATACAAAGCCAATCTGCATCTTTGCTAGGACATCAAAGATACATGCGAGACGATCTTGTCCCTCGCTATTCCTTCTACTCAATGACAATCTTTCCCCCATTGCTGACAACGAAAGAACTAACCATATGAGAAATCTAATCTGCAACGAGTGATGGGACTGATGGCAGCTTACCCAAGTGAAAAGAGGGGGGGAAAAAACATAGAATGCTTGTACCAGAAAAGTCTACACATACCAGTGCTGTTCTTGGGCAAATTCGACCACTCCTGTGGACTCAAATTTGATTCTGATGCCTTGATGAGCTCCATAAGAGCTGCATTGACCTGAAAGTCCCACATTAAGGTAAGCATCCAATAGCCATGAAATGTTAATCCATGAAGGAATTCTAATTCATAATCTATTAGCTGCCATGTTCTGGCTTCCTCATGCCAGACAGGATCCAATCTTAGACATGCTGAAGCTACTATAAACCAAGGTGTTCTGTAATGGTAACGGTAGCTGTAACGGCcatcaccgttacctttacaatacagggcataacggctgttacggccccataacgaccattacggtctctcttttttattttttaatttattgaaaaaaccccccaaaaacctgtatctgccctgtaatgttgattaaaaagtatgaaaaacctctatatgtcccgtaatagaccattacgaggttattatggcctttataggggatgtaacatgtcgttaacggcaattacaggtcatttttttccataacggctgttacggccgttatgaccccgtaacgtgtaatggttgctaccgttacctttatgtaacggccccgtaacggcctttacggcacaccatacTATAAACTAGGTGTGCAACTTGagttggttgggttgggttgggttggggatCAAAACGAGCCCAACTCGACCTCAAaagaacccaacccaacctggtgTGCCCAATCCAAAGTTCTATTTACTTGACCCAACCTGACTTGCCAGCCTGACCAAACCCGACTTGAATTTGCAAATGAAATACATACCTCTTCGGGCCTTTCATGGCTCACTAGATGTCCTCCATGAAGATCTACCATTTGCGCAGCTGGCTGCAGCTTCTTCGCAAGTTTCTTTGCATGATATATTTGGGCAATGATGTCAAACCTATAAGAAAAAGGCCAAACCTTGTATCAGTCCACAATTTTCAGTGACCAACCAGTTTCATCAGTCTTTCCTCCGAAATGAAATAGCACATCAAACACAATTGGATTCCAAGGGTGACAATATGAGGATGGGCATTTTGAACGCCAACCTGCCATGAATGACTGAAATAAGAAATCTGGCAGAACGGATTGTGTCTATTTCTTTCGATGTCATTTTGTGCGTCCAGCATGCATTAACTTGTCCTTCAAAACCATAGTTAGACTGCATCCCAGTTGATGATATATTTTTCACATATTCCTGCAGAAAACAAATTTGGTCATTGCCGATTGTTAAACACATCATACAAAGAAAACAGCCACATCAAGATGAAAATATTTTCACACTAGTAATTTACTCTTTAAGCTGTCGCACTTTTATCTAATGAAGTAACCcctttttgttttgctttttaaAAGCTGAAAGCTGAGATTTAGGATTACAAGTTAGAAAATCTAAGAACTGGAGTAGCTCAGCTGGTCAGAGCTTCTGGCTGGTAACCACAAGGTCGAAAACTCAAAACCCTTTAGCGGGGAGAGAGAGCACTTTTATCTAATGAAGTAAtcccttttttgttttgttttttaaaagcTGAAAGCTGAGATTTAGGATTACAAAGGTAGAAAATCTCAGAACTGAAGTAGCTCAGTTGGTTAGAGCTTCTGGCTGATAACCACAAGGTCAAAGGCTCAAACCCTTTAGTGGGGAGAGAGTCATTTGATGAATGGTAGATAAGGCCATTTTGGTGCAAATTATACGCATGGGGTTAGCTCTTCAGTGGTAGCATAAGTCGATATGGCCCATTCTTCCATTACATCATCATTCTAGGCATAGTTACAAATCTGATTCTCAGCAATTTCTTGGCCCAGTAACTTCTCAGAAGATCTTTAAAATTTTGAAGGGTAGATAAGGCCATTTTGGTGCAAATTATATGCGTGGGGTTAGCTCTTCAGTGGTAGCATAAGTCGATATGGCCCATTCTTCCATTACATCATCATTCTAGGCATAGTTACTAATCTGATTCTCAGCAATTTCTCGGCCCAGTAACTTCTcagaagatttttaaaaattgatgTTTCTCTCTAATATTCTCGGGAAAATcttgctaaaaataaaatattatatatatatattttattataaatcagtaaatgattttaaaatttagaaatataattataaaatgatttattttaacTTTCAAATAAAACTTTTGGTAAAATTGGGATAAATTTTGCAGAAAAAATGGcgttattttgaaaatcttgtgataTTATTGCAATAATATCGTTCGAACAAAATGTCGCAATAATATCCTGATTTTTAACAAAATTCTAAGCAATATTTGCCACACTGCTGGTAGATTCCTCAGCTTCTTGTTGAGCTTCTGGGGAACTTATTGCTTATGTAtgggattttattattattattgttttgggTAGGTATCGGTATTCGACATTTTAATAGTTCTCACTAGAACATCTTGTGTGTAAATCTTGAGAAAGCTGCCCATAGGGCTTGGAAAGGCTGGACTTTTCTGTTGGGTTTCCTTGCCTGATTGTAAGGCTTGATAAGCTTCCTGCCGTAGTCTCGAAAACCTCTTCTATATGCATCCTGCAAGCCCAGATCCAGTCCCATTTACACTTGTTATGTAGCTGATGACTGGGCCTGTTTTTCAGGCCTGATAAATAAACAGGCTACAGGCTGCTCCAGGGCCTGATTTCTAGCCTCAATACATGAACAGACTGACTGGATTAAGGCCAAacccgacccattgccaccctgTGTGATAAAACATGCACTTTAATTCCACAACATTAGCATGTTTTTCTAGGTTCAGTTTTTAGCAATTACAACATGATCCAACTGTTGAAAAAAATGATCAGATACCACTTCTCCATATGAGTCATGTGATTGCCATCCTAGCAGTAGCATGGCTAATGCACATAAGTAATGATATTGGTATAAAATTGTGGCTTAGTATACAAAATGGTGGACTGTAGGTTTTCCGGTACATTGAATTACAAAGGAAAAAAATCCACTTCTGATTTCAGACACTGTTACTCTGAACTAATGCATCAGAAACATCAAGAAAATCCATGGCTGGACAATTGGAAAATCAATCCAGAAGCATCAAGCCATGACAGGCAAACCACGAAGTACAACATCTCAGTAAAGATTGTTTTCATAGAAAAGCACATGTGAATCTCACATGGATGATATCCTGCTTCAATTGCAAATTCGCAAAagagaaaaatctaaatttcagcATGATTTTCTCAACTTTCTTAGCTATTGCGCAGAATTCATTTTAGAATAATCAGCATGCTGGTGTTCCTTACTTGATATAACATTTTTCTTCGTGTTGtggatccaacatattcatcaaggtatTCCTGCGCATCAAATGAATCGTTGAAAATTAACTTTGAATGATATCATGCACGGCACAAAGATTACAAGATAAATAGCACTTCGAATAATGTTGGAAAAGATAAGAAAGAGATAACATGACTTCTGCTGTCAACAATAATAACCCATGATTGTAACGAAAAATTAAGATCATATTCTAGCTTACCTTTGTGTAGTGGGTGTCCAAGTCAACGGCAGCCCTCTGTTCAGGAGTCCTTGCCCTTAAGAAACGGATTGCAATGGATATCATTTGTTTGTCGATCTGCAAAAGATAAACAATGACAATCAATTCTCTCAAAAAATCATCGAATTTTGTCATTTCAGTAATATAGACAATGATGCATTAAATACTTGCCGGGATCATTTATCATTTATTTATATGCACTGGGAAAgagtaagaaaaaagaaaagaaaagaaaaaagaagcaaatagAGATCCTCATTGTCCATACATGTGTTAAAATCTGGACCATTGTGTCTAACTCACTTTtttgtatggacagtgtggatctatgATCAGCGtggggattttattttattttattttattttattttttggtcttTTGCTGAAAAAGTTCATATATATCATAGGAACAAAGCTTAAAGGAATGAGTAGCTGACAGTCCTTTAGTTAATGAATTTTAGTTAAAGTCCAATTATCATCTATGATTTATCTTCTCTTTAGAATTATTCATCATGTCATGTTTTTATTTGACAGTGCTTTATTCTGTTTCTCATCTCGTATTATATCCCTTCTGGCTATTTATTGTaggaagccaactttattctccCACACATAACAAGTTCCTTCatatcatggtatcaaagccattgCAATAAGCAGCTGTGGAGCCCTAAAGGCGAAGAGCGGCATGCCGCTCAGGAAGCTTCTAAAACCATGGATTCACATCACTGTAAACATAAAGGTATGCAGTACATAAACAGAGGAAAATAAACCATATTAGAAGTGTCTGCAAGGGACAGTTTCATGAGCGTACCTTTGGAAAACATTCAAAACCTCCTCCAGTGACGTTAAGTAAAGCCAACGATGATATCCTATCAGGTGCCATTGCTGCCAACTTGCAGGCTATCATAGCACCTGCTCTGACAGCAAAGATGTTCAACAAAAAGTTAAACGGGCC is drawn from Magnolia sinica isolate HGM2019 chromosome 5, MsV1, whole genome shotgun sequence and contains these coding sequences:
- the LOC131245217 gene encoding uncharacterized protein LOC131245217 isoform X2, with product MELEGGRLEPTKAVGADHPTWFLSSQISPRVSQPTSDLLHKNPTSVSVLEIVSISSIASLSEIPKMPFCDTSEHQKGERLSASGNGIKIFYRRYGYGKTKVLLIIGLAGTHDSWGPQIKGLTGTEVSSHAESLTVDENLNGPDDQEEDGIEVCAFDNRGMGRSSVPTKKSEYTTTIMAKDALALMDHLGWRKAHVFGHSMGAMIACKLAAMAPDRISSLALLNVTGGGFECFPKIDKQMISIAIRFLRARTPEQRAAVDLDTHYTKEYVKNISSTGMQSNYGFEGQVNACWTHKMTSKEIDTIRSARFLISVIHGRFDIIAQIYHAKKLAKKLQPAAQMVDLHGGHLVSHERPEEVNAALMELIKASESNLSPQEWSNLPKNSTAMGERLSLSRRNSEGQDRLACIFDVLAKMQIGFVYLFGFLMMAFEQAGKFLTSWKPVRVGSSIS
- the LOC131245217 gene encoding uncharacterized protein LOC131245217 isoform X1, which produces MELEGGRLEPTKAVGADHPTWFLSSQISPRVSQPTSDLLHKNPTSVSVLEIVSISSIASLSEIPKMPFCDTSEHQKGERLSASGNGIKIFYRRYGYGKTKVLLIIGLAGTHDSWGPQIKGLTGTEVSSHAESLTVDENLNGPDDQEEDGIEVCAFDNRGMGRSSVPTKKSEYTTTIMAKDALALMDHLGWRKAHVFGHSMGAMIACKLAAMAPDRISSLALLNVTGGGFECFPKIDKQMISIAIRFLRARTPEQRAAVDLDTHYTKEYLDEYVGSTTRRKMLYQEYVKNISSTGMQSNYGFEGQVNACWTHKMTSKEIDTIRSARFLISVIHGRFDIIAQIYHAKKLAKKLQPAAQMVDLHGGHLVSHERPEEVNAALMELIKASESNLSPQEWSNLPKNSTAMGERLSLSRRNSEGQDRLACIFDVLAKMQIGFVYLFGFLMMAFEQAGKFLTSWKPVRVGSSIS